ATGAAAAAGACATCATTAAAGATTGGAAAAATATATTGAAGAAAAATGATGCAAAAGTGGATATCGGCAAAGAAATAGTAGCCAATAATGTTTTACTTAAAGATTTGAGTGATTTGCCTTTTAATTGTTTTTCCAGTTTAAAATCTCTGGAAAAAGATGTATATCAGCTAAACGTATGTGTTTATTTAGGAGGTAATTATCTGAGTTTTAATGAACATCCTGCTAAATATAAGGTTTTTGCTGATTTTCTTTCTGAATTTGCTAAAGCCACAAGCATACAGTCACTTGATAATTTAGTAAAAATGGCCAAACAAGAATTAAGTAAAAAAGAAAGTGATCTGGCAAAACTGAAGGATACCAAAGAAAAGCTGGAAAGCGAAATTGCTGGCTGGAAAAAAGATATACAAAAAGCTGAAGACGATATAGAAATTAATATTATTGAACAGGAAGACAAAAAAAATGAAGTTCAGGTTGCAAAAGAAGTCCTTAAAAAAGAAAAAGGCAAACTTGATCAGGTAAAAAAATCAAAATAACACACTTAAATAATTCTACAAACATGTTTCAGAATAAAATAGAAGCTTATCTTTCTAAGCCCAAAAGTCAATTTACAAAATCAGATATTATACGATTTTTTATTGAGAATGAATTCAGCATGCTGAATTTTAGATATGTCGCTGGAGATGGACGACTAAAAACACTTTCATTTGTTATCAATAGTCAGGAACAATTAGACACTATTCTTTCATCTGGTGAACGAGCAGACGGATCAAGTTTGTTTAACTATGTTGAAGCAGGATCGAGTGATTTATATGTCATTCCACAATTCAAAACTGCTTTTGTTAATCCCTTTGAAGAGGCTGAAACCCTGGATATCATCTGTAGATTTTATACAAGTGATGGTAAACCATTAGTAAACTCTCCATTTAACATCATGAAAAAGGCACATGATGAATTACTAAAAGCTACTGGATTGGAACTCGAAGTAATGGGTGAATTGGAATTTTATGTAATTGCTGAAAAGCAAGAACTATATCCTGCAAACGATCAGCGTGCCTATCATGAGTCTCCACCTTTTACCAAGTTCGATTATATCTACAAAGAAGCGATGCAAATTATTGCAGAATGTGGTGGGAAATTAAAATATGCACATTCTGAAGTTGGAAATTTCAAACAAGGGGAACTTGAATTCGAACAGTATGAATTAGAATTTCAACCAACAAACATGGAAGATGCAGCTAATTCACTAATACTGGCTAAGTACATTCTTAGAATGCTGGGATCGAAATATGGTGTTACCATAAGTTTTGCACCCAAAATTACAGTTGGGAAAGCAGGTAGCGGTTTACATATACATTGCAGATTGAAAAAAGATGGTGAAAGCGTAATGGTTGAAAATGGTATACTCAGCGATCACGCAAAAAAAATGATTGCCGGAATACTTACCTTGTCTTCTGCATTAACAGCATTTGGAAATACAATTCCAACATCATATTTGCGCTTAGTTCCACATCAGGAGGCTCCAACCAATATTTGCTGGGGCGATAGAAACAGATCTGTTCTTGTAAGAGTACCTCTTGGCTGGCTTGGTAATGCGTCTGAAATGATCAGTAAAGTGAATCCATTAGAAGAAGTAGTAGATAGAGATTTTTCTTCTAAACAAACTGTTGAATTCAGGTGTCCTGATGGATCAGCTGATATTTATTTATTAATGG
Above is a window of Bacteroidota bacterium DNA encoding:
- a CDS encoding glutamine synthetase, whose amino-acid sequence is MFQNKIEAYLSKPKSQFTKSDIIRFFIENEFSMLNFRYVAGDGRLKTLSFVINSQEQLDTILSSGERADGSSLFNYVEAGSSDLYVIPQFKTAFVNPFEEAETLDIICRFYTSDGKPLVNSPFNIMKKAHDELLKATGLELEVMGELEFYVIAEKQELYPANDQRAYHESPPFTKFDYIYKEAMQIIAECGGKLKYAHSEVGNFKQGELEFEQYELEFQPTNMEDAANSLILAKYILRMLGSKYGVTISFAPKITVGKAGSGLHIHCRLKKDGESVMVENGILSDHAKKMIAGILTLSSALTAFGNTIPTSYLRLVPHQEAPTNICWGDRNRSVLVRVPLGWLGNASEMISKVNPLEEVVDRDFSSKQTVEFRCPDGSADIYLLMAGLAVATRYGFEMPDALDVAEKLYVGVNIFDEKNKAVCRKLKQLPASCSESADKLMELATAFTAKDVFTQRNIESIAAELKKYNDADLSENLYGKNNEIMDLVYKYLHYA